Part of the Syntrophales bacterium genome is shown below.
TTGCTGAACGCGATTGCCTTAAACAGCGCCGGGTTCAATGCCTGCCGGGTTATCGGCCCGCCGCTTGCCGGGTGGCTGATCGGCATCAGTTGGATAAACGCGGGCGGCGTCTATCTGCTGATGGCCGCCATGTATGTTTTGGTAATCCCCAGCATTCTTAGAATCCCCGACCGCGCACAAAGGAAAGAACCTGGCGCAAAGGGGTGGCAATCTTTCGTTCAGGGAATTTCCTATATCCGGGGAAACCAGGTCCTGCTGGTACTTCTTGTATTGAGCATCGCCCCGATCATCCTCGGCATGCCCTTCCAGGCCCTGATGCCGGTATTTGCAAAAAATATCTTCGCCGTGGGCCCCGCGGGGCTGGGGATGCTGATGATGGCAAACGGCGCCGGCGCCATCGCCGGGTCACTTGCCATCGCCTCGTCAGGCAGTCTAAAGCGGCCCGGCATGGTTCAGCTTGCCCTCGGGGCTCTCTTAGGGGTGACGCTGGCGATTTTTGCCTTCAGCGGTTCTTTTTACCTGGCGCTGCCAATGCTCTTTGTCATCGGCATCGCCTCCTCAGGCTATCTTTCCCTGAACGCCACCCTCATCATGGGCCGCTCAGAAAGGCAATATCACGGCCGCGTCATGAGCGTTTACATGCTTACCTTTTCCGCCCTGCCTCTGGGAAACATGCTCATGAGCCTTTTGACCGACGCCTTTGGAGTTCAGGCAGCGGTCGGGTCTGGCGGGCTTTTACTGGCCCTTGCGGTCATCATCTTCGGTCTTTCCAGCCGCGCCTATCGCGGGATATGAACCCTCGCCGCCTGCAAACATTTGTTTTGCGTATGGTCGTTATTTACGGTATATTCCGCGCATCGCCGTTTTGTCCATAGCCGAAGGCAGGGAACTGGGGCGGTCTTTTTTATGGGGAACGGATAATGTTTAGAAAAGCGGCGCTTATCGGTTTTATCTTGGGGATAATGCCGGCCTTCATGGGGTCGGCTTCGGCGTTGACGCTGCAGGATGCTTTGTCAAAGGCGCGGGAAAACCTCCCCTCCTATCAGGCGGTGAAAAAAAAGGTGGAGGCGGCTGACGCTTCATATCAAGCGACACTTGGTCCCTACCTTCCCAGCATAGATGCGTCCGCGCAGGCGGATCGGGAC
Proteins encoded:
- a CDS encoding MFS transporter, with the protein product MTSRPWLKTFPSLQERDFRVLWAGMLPGILAIQMNFFTNGYLAFELTGKAASIGLISLGFGIPMLCFSLPAGVIADRYSKRMILLASQGVTTAAALLMAVLVISGALGIWQMAAISFLQGTAFSFQMPARQSFIAELVSPKYLLNAIALNSAGFNACRVIGPPLAGWLIGISWINAGGVYLLMAAMYVLVIPSILRIPDRAQRKEPGAKGWQSFVQGISYIRGNQVLLVLLVLSIAPIILGMPFQALMPVFAKNIFAVGPAGLGMLMMANGAGAIAGSLAIASSGSLKRPGMVQLALGALLGVTLAIFAFSGSFYLALPMLFVIGIASSGYLSLNATLIMGRSERQYHGRVMSVYMLTFSALPLGNMLMSLLTDAFGVQAAVGSGGLLLALAVIIFGLSSRAYRGI